From Natrinema amylolyticum, the proteins below share one genomic window:
- a CDS encoding HEAT repeat domain-containing protein: MTDYANRSARGRAPDDDEATLRSRLESDRERDRRRGALGLVDLADDGGLTPATIAGLAEVVREDDSADVRQFAVEALGLAASAADSSGADAAAEAIRPALADDHEWVRAEAVVAQSRAAPGTEEPLRAALEDDSGWVRRNAVIALSKTGAASQELLIERIKTDPHSGVREYAADYLREYADDVGETVRILAAVLARDPEAFVRAKAATSLGDLGTDRAEEVLERHGLNDRSDDVRRSAKRALATARGVDPEQIDAGLDGDAAPGGGPGSRRERERQGPGPGRRQGPAGSIDGLTQGQRDRR; encoded by the coding sequence ATGACCGACTACGCCAACCGAAGTGCCCGCGGCCGGGCACCCGACGACGACGAGGCAACGCTCCGATCGCGACTCGAGTCCGATCGCGAACGCGATCGCCGACGCGGCGCGCTCGGGCTGGTCGATCTGGCCGACGACGGCGGCCTGACACCGGCGACGATCGCGGGACTCGCCGAGGTGGTCCGCGAGGACGACTCGGCGGACGTGAGACAGTTCGCCGTCGAGGCGCTTGGGCTCGCCGCCAGCGCCGCCGACTCGAGCGGGGCGGACGCGGCCGCCGAGGCGATCCGACCGGCGCTGGCCGACGATCACGAGTGGGTCCGCGCCGAGGCCGTCGTCGCGCAATCGCGGGCCGCGCCCGGGACCGAGGAGCCCCTCCGCGCGGCCCTCGAGGACGACAGCGGCTGGGTGCGGCGCAACGCCGTCATCGCCCTGTCGAAAACGGGCGCAGCGTCGCAGGAGCTACTGATCGAACGGATCAAGACAGACCCCCACTCCGGCGTTCGGGAGTACGCGGCCGACTACCTGCGCGAGTACGCCGACGACGTCGGCGAGACCGTTCGGATCCTCGCCGCGGTGCTGGCCCGCGATCCGGAGGCGTTCGTCCGGGCGAAGGCCGCGACCAGCCTCGGCGACCTCGGAACCGATCGGGCCGAGGAGGTCCTCGAGCGCCACGGCCTGAACGACCGCAGCGACGACGTGCGACGGTCGGCGAAGCGGGCGCTCGCGACGGCCCGCGGCGTCGACCCCGAGCAGATCGACGCCGGACTGGACGGCGACGCCGCGCCCGGCGGCGGACCGGGATCGCGGCGGGAGCGAGAACGGCAGGGTCCCGGTCCGGGACGCCGGCAGGGGCCGGCCGGCTCGATCGACGGGCTGACCCAGGGACAGCGTGATCGACGATGA
- a CDS encoding TorD/DmsD family molecular chaperone — protein sequence MTPNTTTESEYHAARATLYCAAAAVFTYPTNDTVRELLDPEAREGIERAAERLTVADEATALLEAFEETPVADLESAYNELFGLPSDDGTYAVIPYEAHYTTRDEISSEQRRIATVVGLMEEFGLEPSDDFAERQDHVAAELELAQVLAGQRAVALESGEPVAAERVEKAEATVLADHLVEFVPALAHDLRRATDEDAYVAAANLVEALVSYDNGKHPDPTVSADAANGGEAP from the coding sequence ATGACACCGAACACCACAACGGAGTCCGAGTACCACGCCGCGCGGGCCACGCTGTACTGCGCCGCCGCCGCGGTGTTCACCTACCCGACCAACGATACCGTTCGCGAACTGCTCGACCCCGAGGCCCGTGAGGGGATCGAACGCGCCGCCGAACGGCTCACCGTCGCCGACGAGGCGACCGCGCTGCTCGAGGCCTTCGAGGAGACGCCCGTCGCGGACCTCGAGTCGGCCTACAACGAGCTGTTCGGCCTCCCCAGCGACGACGGCACCTACGCGGTGATCCCCTACGAGGCCCACTACACGACCCGCGACGAGATCAGCAGCGAGCAGCGCCGGATCGCGACCGTCGTCGGGCTCATGGAGGAGTTCGGCCTCGAGCCCAGCGACGACTTCGCCGAGCGTCAGGATCACGTCGCCGCCGAACTCGAGCTGGCGCAGGTGCTCGCCGGCCAGCGGGCCGTCGCGCTCGAGTCGGGCGAGCCCGTCGCGGCCGAGCGCGTCGAGAAGGCCGAGGCGACGGTGCTGGCCGATCACCTCGTCGAGTTCGTGCCGGCGCTGGCCCACGACCTGCGACGGGCGACGGACGAAGACGCGTACGTCGCCGCGGCGAACCTCGTCGAAGCGCTGGTGAGCTACGATAACGGGAAGCATCCCGATCCGACCGTCTCGGCGGACGCAGCGAACGGAGGTGAGGCCCCGTGA
- a CDS encoding ethylbenzene dehydrogenase-related protein, producing the protein MSSRSVEIGPVSIDRNAARRATQLAAIVLCLMMMLQVAVVTVLTVGPQPLSSVNEVPSEPNAAAWEDAPTETVALDNQQMVPPYGGGSVDNVTVQAVTNDTHVAFRMEWEDPTADTEINEPNAYSDAAAIMLRSGSEPPITMGANGDPVNIWYWRSSWQHSESDPGGDMYSYPHPDNQTKPGQAAGNPLSQSSYNRYGQNYYATGYGSLTNAETQPVAANGERTDDGWAVVFQREHEASGEHDAAFEDGEQMYLTYAVWDGNADEANGEKSLSYQFLTLDTDDGTLSAADDDDGGDGNETNGDDGGAATSATDSALWLAGAATNWPAALVIATVAAWLVSYWRLKE; encoded by the coding sequence GTGAGCTCGCGGTCCGTCGAGATCGGACCGGTCTCGATCGACCGCAACGCGGCGCGGCGCGCGACGCAGCTGGCCGCGATCGTGCTGTGCCTGATGATGATGCTCCAAGTCGCAGTGGTCACCGTCCTCACCGTCGGCCCGCAGCCGCTGAGCTCCGTCAACGAGGTGCCCTCGGAGCCGAACGCCGCCGCGTGGGAGGACGCGCCGACCGAAACGGTAGCGCTCGACAACCAACAGATGGTGCCCCCGTACGGCGGCGGGAGCGTCGACAACGTGACGGTGCAGGCGGTGACCAACGACACGCACGTCGCCTTCCGCATGGAGTGGGAGGACCCGACCGCGGACACGGAGATCAACGAGCCCAACGCCTACAGCGACGCCGCGGCGATCATGCTCCGGAGCGGGAGCGAGCCGCCGATCACCATGGGCGCGAACGGGGATCCGGTCAACATCTGGTACTGGCGCTCGAGCTGGCAGCACTCGGAGTCCGATCCGGGCGGTGACATGTACTCGTACCCGCACCCGGACAATCAGACGAAGCCGGGACAGGCGGCCGGAAACCCGCTCTCGCAGTCGAGCTACAACCGGTACGGGCAGAACTACTACGCCACCGGCTACGGCTCGCTGACCAACGCGGAGACTCAGCCCGTCGCGGCGAACGGCGAGCGGACCGACGACGGCTGGGCGGTCGTGTTCCAGCGCGAGCACGAGGCCAGCGGCGAACACGACGCCGCCTTCGAGGACGGCGAGCAGATGTATCTCACGTACGCCGTCTGGGACGGGAACGCAGACGAAGCCAACGGCGAGAAGTCGCTGTCGTACCAGTTCCTCACCCTCGACACCGACGACGGGACGCTCAGCGCGGCAGATGATGACGACGGCGGTGACGGCAACGAGACGAACGGTGACGACGGCGGTGCCGCGACCAGCGCGACCGACTCGGCGCTCTGGCTGGCCGGGGCCGCGACGAACTGGCCCGCCGCGCTCGTCATCGCGACGGTCGCGGCGTGGCTCGTCAGCTACTGGAGGCTCAAAGAATGA
- a CDS encoding molybdopterin-containing oxidoreductase family protein yields the protein MSLSRRDFLAAAGTGSVGALLGSAWGATQSVDTITQVDNPLKSYPNRDWEQVYHDIYSYDRVDWTVCHPNCTQSCALNFYMKNGVPIRAEQIYHEEEGSPGPGSPGGYEEAGVSRHWNPRGCMKGLTLHRRTFEPSRIKYPMVRKGWDPDDPNPEGRGEDEFERVSWDEAIDLIAEKMASLEDEKRFHIFNAIKSDGLITRHGAGRRLASIFGGCEWTEYDWYADLPPGHVITTGYQTSDADASAWRAADYTIIQGKNLIHNKLADNHFLQETRERGGKMVGVYPDYSPTVQKCDRWLPVRPGSDPAFALGVAHVIIDEELYDAEFMRKFTTLPLLIRQDDGKYLRAHEVFPDHEPPAEDSEERHEENDWGDFVALDQNGDPVPVTREEVGDEMPATPQLEVDTDLRLADGESVGVHTDFVRQKANILENYDPETVEDITTIPADALRTTAREFAAADKGQWFTGEGINHWFHSNDSLQRTIFFVQSMLGNIGERGAGYYNYSGQYKIELLDGYPSYVNPDGNSAHGMYPGYAFAFFGGEKLDAHEIRGDFDRELDLVPQGDAEEPVVPTNAESYTMSKPTILWTMNCNLLNQTKHQEHVIENFVKHPDTSNELSIVSDMHMTYSARHADIVLPVPSWLECDYPDITVGPENPFIHMDHGVMDPIYDTKQDGEAIAMVAEKLDEKIPPEERNVDSYRAYFEKFLDDDEDVRDYIQQTLDAGMTTRDIDVEDIEDGPERLQLKTYPRIPFYSQINEDRPFYTKTGRMEFHKEEDRFLELGRADLDHIESPEGTPYGVNKKWDEAKDEENPLYHDEEYQFYYNTPHPKYRTHSSWGMTDWNLIWSSRDFGSTNADPEGTERLVDDFSFPQGEGETEETPPLGEAFVEMHPEDAANIDVENGDYVRISGKRGDLVVRVMVSERQRPRSAGDMGQLTLWHGWWPQQFPDDEENEDGVKGYNVTTNIWLDPAQETDDLVHKAVFGDPNISEHVEDDIAWKGAELEHGYEETVWAPTGTNRDDLVEVEKYEEADWWPGDARKDELVQDYIGGSLQGGDS from the coding sequence ATGAGTCTCTCGCGACGCGATTTCCTGGCGGCCGCCGGGACGGGGTCGGTCGGTGCCCTGCTCGGCTCCGCGTGGGGAGCGACGCAATCGGTCGACACCATCACGCAGGTCGACAACCCCCTCAAATCCTATCCCAACCGGGATTGGGAACAGGTCTATCACGACATCTACTCGTACGACAGGGTCGACTGGACGGTCTGTCACCCCAACTGTACGCAGTCGTGTGCGCTGAACTTCTACATGAAAAACGGGGTGCCGATCAGGGCCGAGCAGATCTACCACGAAGAGGAGGGAAGCCCCGGTCCGGGGAGTCCCGGCGGCTACGAGGAAGCGGGCGTCAGTCGCCACTGGAACCCGCGCGGGTGCATGAAGGGGCTGACGCTCCACCGCCGGACGTTCGAACCGAGCCGGATCAAGTATCCCATGGTCCGTAAGGGCTGGGATCCCGACGACCCCAACCCGGAGGGGCGCGGCGAGGACGAGTTCGAACGCGTCTCCTGGGACGAGGCGATCGACCTGATCGCCGAGAAGATGGCGAGTCTCGAGGACGAGAAGCGGTTCCACATCTTCAACGCGATCAAGTCGGACGGACTGATCACGCGCCACGGTGCCGGGCGACGGCTGGCCTCGATCTTCGGCGGCTGCGAGTGGACGGAGTACGACTGGTACGCCGACCTGCCGCCGGGCCACGTCATCACGACGGGCTATCAGACCAGCGACGCCGACGCGTCGGCCTGGCGGGCCGCTGACTACACCATCATTCAGGGGAAGAACCTGATCCACAACAAGCTCGCGGACAACCACTTCCTCCAGGAGACCCGCGAGCGCGGCGGGAAGATGGTCGGCGTCTACCCCGACTACTCGCCGACGGTCCAGAAGTGCGACCGCTGGCTGCCCGTTCGGCCGGGCAGCGACCCCGCGTTCGCGCTGGGCGTGGCTCACGTCATCATCGACGAGGAGCTGTACGACGCGGAGTTCATGCGGAAGTTCACGACCCTGCCGCTGTTGATCCGGCAGGACGACGGGAAGTACCTCCGCGCACACGAGGTCTTCCCGGACCACGAGCCGCCCGCCGAGGACAGCGAGGAACGCCACGAGGAGAACGACTGGGGCGACTTCGTCGCTCTCGATCAGAACGGCGACCCGGTCCCCGTCACCCGCGAAGAAGTGGGCGACGAGATGCCGGCGACGCCTCAGCTCGAGGTCGACACTGACCTCAGGCTGGCCGACGGGGAGTCGGTGGGCGTCCACACCGACTTCGTCCGCCAGAAGGCGAACATCCTGGAAAACTACGATCCGGAGACGGTCGAGGACATCACGACGATCCCGGCCGACGCGCTCCGGACGACCGCCCGGGAGTTCGCGGCTGCCGACAAGGGGCAGTGGTTCACCGGCGAGGGGATCAACCACTGGTTCCACTCGAACGACTCGCTCCAGCGGACGATCTTCTTCGTCCAGTCGATGCTCGGCAACATCGGCGAGCGAGGGGCCGGCTACTACAACTACTCCGGCCAGTACAAGATCGAACTGCTGGACGGCTACCCCTCCTACGTCAACCCCGACGGGAACTCGGCCCACGGGATGTATCCCGGCTACGCGTTCGCCTTCTTCGGCGGCGAGAAGCTAGACGCCCACGAGATCCGCGGGGACTTCGACCGCGAACTCGATCTCGTGCCACAGGGCGACGCCGAGGAGCCGGTGGTGCCGACGAACGCCGAGTCGTACACGATGTCGAAGCCGACGATCCTGTGGACGATGAACTGCAACCTCCTGAACCAGACCAAACATCAGGAGCACGTCATCGAGAACTTCGTCAAGCATCCCGACACGAGCAACGAGCTCTCGATCGTCTCGGACATGCACATGACCTACTCCGCGCGCCACGCGGACATCGTGCTCCCGGTCCCCTCCTGGCTCGAGTGCGACTACCCCGACATCACCGTCGGGCCGGAGAACCCCTTCATCCACATGGACCACGGCGTCATGGACCCGATCTACGACACGAAACAGGACGGGGAAGCCATCGCGATGGTCGCGGAGAAACTCGACGAGAAGATCCCACCCGAGGAGCGCAACGTCGACTCCTACCGGGCGTACTTCGAGAAGTTCCTCGACGACGACGAGGACGTCCGCGACTACATCCAGCAGACGCTGGACGCGGGGATGACGACCCGCGACATCGACGTGGAGGACATCGAGGACGGCCCGGAACGGCTCCAGCTGAAGACGTATCCGCGGATTCCCTTCTACTCCCAGATCAACGAAGACCGGCCGTTCTACACCAAAACCGGCCGCATGGAGTTCCACAAGGAGGAAGACCGCTTCCTCGAGTTGGGCCGGGCCGATCTGGATCACATCGAGAGCCCCGAGGGGACGCCCTACGGGGTGAACAAGAAGTGGGACGAGGCGAAAGACGAGGAGAACCCGCTGTATCACGACGAGGAGTATCAGTTCTACTACAACACGCCCCATCCGAAGTACCGGACCCACTCCTCGTGGGGGATGACCGACTGGAACCTGATCTGGTCGTCGCGGGACTTCGGGTCGACCAACGCCGACCCTGAGGGGACCGAGCGGCTGGTCGACGACTTCTCGTTCCCGCAGGGCGAGGGCGAGACGGAGGAGACGCCGCCGCTCGGCGAGGCGTTCGTCGAGATGCACCCCGAAGACGCCGCGAATATCGACGTCGAGAACGGCGACTACGTTCGCATCAGCGGTAAACGGGGCGACCTCGTCGTCCGCGTGATGGTCAGCGAGCGCCAGCGGCCGCGCTCGGCCGGCGACATGGGCCAACTGACCCTCTGGCACGGCTGGTGGCCCCAGCAGTTCCCCGACGACGAGGAGAACGAGGACGGCGTGAAGGGGTACAACGTCACGACGAACATCTGGCTCGATCCGGCCCAAGAGACCGACGACCTCGTTCACAAGGCCGTCTTCGGGGATCCGAACATTTCCGAACACGTCGAGGACGACATCGCGTGGAAGGGGGCCGAACTCGAGCACGGGTACGAAGAGACCGTCTGGGCACCGACCGGCACGAACCGGGACGACCTCGTGGAAGTCGAGAAGTACGAGGAGGCGGACTGGTGGCCGGGCGACGCGCGGAAAGACGAGTTAGTGCAGGACTACATCGGCGGTTCGCTGCAGGGAGGTGACAGCTGA
- a CDS encoding DHH family phosphoesterase, which produces MSTGVTISSISDYAILGCGSVGYAVAEELVEQGKDVSIIDRDESRVESLRDQDLDAQTADIRESEIADLVVDRDVVLILASDVESNKRAVEHIRNAGDDQFIVARASDPVSGDELSELGADIVINPSSVIAESALRALESGELEYNAGKLAELVEETTTRLAIITQDSPDPDSIASAAALQAIATHLGIDSDIIYLGDVGHQENRAFVNLLGIDLVQWDEIEDHSIYDTVALVDHTTSGEMELPVDIVIDHHEAETEDGVEPEFVDIRPNMSSTSTIMTKYIQEFDMNVSEEVATALLYGIRAETLDFKRDTTPADLTAAAYLYPFANHDTLEQVESPSMSPETLDVLAEAITNRDVQGSHLVSNAGFVRDREALTQAASHLLNLEGVTTTAVFGIADETIFLAGRSKDIRINIGKVLADAYGEMGETAGHSTQASAEIPLGIFTGIEISEDTRDTLLELTEEAVKRTLFDAMGVEGGGSDGSNGS; this is translated from the coding sequence ATGAGCACGGGGGTTACGATTTCGTCCATTTCTGACTACGCTATCTTGGGCTGTGGGAGCGTGGGGTACGCGGTCGCGGAGGAGCTCGTCGAACAGGGGAAAGACGTCTCCATCATCGACCGCGACGAGAGCCGCGTCGAATCGCTCCGAGATCAGGATCTGGACGCCCAGACGGCCGACATCCGCGAGTCCGAGATCGCCGACCTAGTCGTCGACCGCGACGTCGTCCTCATCCTCGCCTCGGACGTCGAATCGAACAAACGCGCCGTCGAGCACATCCGCAACGCCGGTGACGACCAGTTCATCGTCGCCCGCGCGAGCGATCCCGTCTCCGGTGACGAACTCTCGGAACTCGGGGCCGACATCGTCATCAACCCCTCCTCAGTCATCGCCGAATCCGCCCTGCGGGCCCTCGAGTCCGGCGAACTCGAGTACAATGCAGGCAAACTCGCCGAACTGGTCGAGGAGACGACGACGCGGCTGGCGATCATCACTCAGGACAGTCCGGATCCGGACTCGATCGCCAGCGCGGCGGCGTTGCAGGCGATCGCGACCCACCTCGGCATCGACTCCGACATCATCTATCTCGGCGACGTCGGGCATCAGGAGAACCGCGCGTTCGTCAACCTGCTCGGCATCGACCTCGTCCAGTGGGACGAGATCGAGGATCACTCCATCTACGACACCGTTGCCCTCGTCGATCACACGACCTCGGGCGAGATGGAGCTCCCGGTCGACATCGTCATCGATCATCACGAGGCGGAGACCGAGGACGGCGTCGAACCCGAGTTCGTCGACATCCGACCGAACATGTCCTCGACGTCGACGATCATGACGAAGTACATCCAGGAGTTCGATATGAACGTCTCCGAGGAGGTCGCCACCGCCCTGCTCTACGGCATCCGCGCGGAGACCCTGGATTTCAAACGCGACACGACTCCCGCAGACCTGACCGCCGCGGCCTACCTCTACCCGTTCGCGAACCACGATACCCTAGAGCAAGTGGAGTCGCCGTCGATGTCCCCCGAGACCCTGGACGTGCTCGCGGAGGCGATCACGAACCGCGACGTACAGGGCAGCCACCTCGTCTCCAACGCCGGCTTCGTCCGCGACCGCGAGGCGCTGACCCAAGCCGCCAGCCACCTCCTGAACCTCGAGGGCGTCACCACGACCGCCGTCTTCGGGATCGCCGACGAGACGATCTTCCTCGCCGGGCGCTCGAAGGACATCCGCATCAATATCGGCAAGGTCCTCGCCGACGCCTACGGCGAGATGGGCGAGACCGCCGGCCACTCGACGCAGGCCAGCGCGGAGATCCCGCTCGGCATCTTCACCGGGATCGAGATCTCGGAGGACACGCGAGATACGCTGCTCGAGCTGACCGAAGAAGCGGTCAAGCGGACGCTGTTCGATGCGATGGGCGTCGAAGGCGGCGGCAGCGACGGGTCGAACGGGAGCTAG
- a CDS encoding 4Fe-4S dicluster domain-containing protein, which translates to MPETYNPQLGREHSYPYEHREEERDWHWGMIININRCINCNTCSFACKSTWTSGEGEEYMWWMNVETEPYGGYPMGWDMRLLDDLGKDETIFEAAEDGERVKGYVAQKEEWEYPALGDDQVHGEYPTGDVVESDLEEDEYHDMWQFYLPRLCNHCKNPACLAACPRKAIYKREEDGIVLLDQERCRGYRKCVKSCPYHKPMYNPETGVSEKPVGCFPRIEEGNVPRCVSSCIGKTRLHGNINRGPDAGHPNGNTSAAAGRSPVNYLAKSDEKIALPLYPQFGTRPQVFYMPPYHVPPEFLTQMFTPNTEEKRNDWPGSTFEESIKIVQDRVRNPSHHVLGILQLFGATTRLIETYTVKEHRVKGWDRKGNKVVDMPFEEEMEVREGEMWTNQP; encoded by the coding sequence ATGCCGGAAACATACAATCCACAACTCGGGCGCGAGCACAGCTATCCGTACGAACACCGCGAGGAGGAGCGCGACTGGCACTGGGGGATGATCATCAACATCAACCGGTGTATCAACTGCAACACCTGCTCCTTTGCCTGTAAGTCCACGTGGACGAGCGGGGAGGGCGAGGAGTACATGTGGTGGATGAACGTCGAGACCGAGCCCTACGGCGGCTACCCGATGGGCTGGGACATGCGCCTGCTCGACGACTTGGGGAAAGACGAGACGATCTTCGAGGCCGCCGAGGACGGCGAGCGAGTCAAAGGGTACGTCGCGCAGAAAGAGGAGTGGGAGTACCCCGCGCTGGGCGACGATCAGGTCCACGGCGAGTACCCCACCGGCGACGTCGTCGAGAGCGACCTCGAGGAAGACGAGTACCACGACATGTGGCAGTTCTACCTGCCGCGGCTCTGTAACCACTGCAAGAACCCCGCCTGTCTGGCGGCGTGTCCGCGGAAGGCGATCTACAAGCGAGAGGAGGACGGCATCGTCCTGCTCGACCAGGAGCGGTGTCGGGGTTACCGCAAGTGCGTGAAGTCGTGTCCGTACCACAAGCCGATGTACAACCCCGAGACGGGCGTCTCGGAGAAGCCGGTCGGCTGCTTCCCGCGCATCGAGGAGGGGAACGTTCCGCGGTGTGTCTCCTCCTGTATCGGGAAGACGCGCCTCCACGGGAACATCAATCGCGGTCCCGACGCCGGCCACCCCAACGGGAACACGTCCGCGGCGGCCGGTCGGAGCCCGGTCAACTACCTCGCCAAGAGCGACGAGAAGATCGCGCTCCCGCTGTACCCGCAGTTCGGGACCCGGCCGCAGGTGTTCTACATGCCGCCGTACCACGTGCCGCCGGAGTTCCTCACCCAGATGTTCACGCCGAACACCGAGGAGAAGCGCAACGACTGGCCCGGCAGCACCTTCGAGGAGTCGATCAAGATCGTCCAGGACCGCGTCCGGAACCCGAGCCACCACGTGCTCGGCATCCTCCAGTTGTTCGGCGCGACCACCCGCCTCATCGAGACCTACACCGTCAAAGAACACCGCGTGAAGGGGTGGGACCGCAAGGGGAACAAGGTCGTCGACATGCCCTTCGAGGAGGAGATGGAGGTCCGCGAGGGCGAGATGTGGACCAATCAGCCATAG
- a CDS encoding MBL fold metallo-hydrolase — translation MSTTYEGITFERPGHASKRLETPDGTVIYVDPWGEQLEDESGDGDIVFVTHDDMDHYDPAAIEAVAGPDATVAIYEAVDTSDLDRDVVDLPYSGETTVDGINVETVPAYNDPDGDHLDDDGMPFHADGEVIGLLLTIDGTTVFLEHHESITADVFVPPIGGHFTMDRSEAAAFARSVEPELVLPEHYDTFDPIETDAEAFADDLEADGIRVELF, via the coding sequence ATGTCTACCACCTACGAGGGAATCACGTTCGAGCGACCGGGCCACGCTAGCAAACGTCTCGAAACCCCCGACGGGACCGTCATCTACGTCGATCCGTGGGGCGAGCAACTCGAGGACGAATCCGGCGACGGCGATATCGTCTTCGTCACGCACGACGATATGGACCACTACGATCCGGCAGCGATCGAAGCCGTCGCGGGGCCGGACGCGACCGTCGCGATATACGAGGCCGTCGACACGAGCGACCTCGACCGCGACGTCGTGGACCTCCCGTACTCGGGCGAGACGACGGTCGACGGAATCAACGTCGAGACGGTTCCGGCGTACAACGACCCCGACGGGGACCATCTCGACGACGACGGCATGCCGTTCCACGCCGACGGCGAGGTGATCGGCCTCCTGCTGACGATCGACGGGACGACGGTCTTCCTCGAGCATCACGAGTCGATCACCGCGGACGTCTTCGTCCCGCCGATCGGCGGCCACTTCACGATGGATCGCAGCGAGGCTGCGGCGTTCGCCCGTAGCGTCGAGCCCGAACTGGTCCTGCCCGAGCACTACGACACGTTCGACCCGATCGAGACCGACGCCGAGGCGTTCGCCGACGACCTTGAGGCCGATGGGATTCGGGTCGAACTGTTCTGA